In a genomic window of Pelotomaculum thermopropionicum SI:
- the PinR gene encoding site-specific recombinases (DNA invertase Pin homologs) encodes MSAALIYLRVSTEEQAERGYSIAAQREECRARAQESGATEIIEFVDEGVSGSILERPALVAALEKLKAGGIRWFICLDTSRLSRSVAHQLLLIDEIKKAGTELIFVNSRFTDTPEDRFHLTVLSAVDEYERARTRLRSLIGKRAKAKAGKLTHSPGLYGYEFDKETDTLRIIEEEAKIIRLMYQWFASGEDASPYKIANRLNAMGIPSPRGKRWSKQTVKRILANSAYAGTLYISRYDTKDVKFNKYKPPEERVSRKERPREEWVPISVPAIVDKQTWEAAQKRFENSRRRWRSFSTYPYLLSGLMRCGKCGATMHGNLVTSKGKKRAYYVCTAKSPGLPGRQHCQSSYLNAAEIEEVIWQKVSAWLTNPEKLRTELQAAFPDETAQALETELDAVEKELVRAYEERSRVATMFQKGFIPEAEMEERLGEIKGRRDYLSRRREQILGELSRCDLAARELKRLEELAAGMGNALDSLSSEEKKCLINLLIAEIAVFGRRADIRARIPDAVPENIEAFAVESSFFGRHDTACSGP; translated from the coding sequence GTGAGCGCTGCACTGATATATTTACGAGTGTCCACTGAGGAACAGGCCGAGCGCGGCTATTCCATTGCGGCGCAGCGGGAGGAATGCAGGGCCAGGGCCCAGGAATCAGGCGCAACTGAAATAATAGAATTTGTAGACGAAGGGGTCTCAGGCTCAATCTTAGAGCGCCCCGCCCTGGTGGCGGCGCTGGAAAAACTGAAGGCCGGCGGCATCCGCTGGTTTATTTGTTTAGATACCAGCCGTTTGTCACGCAGCGTGGCACACCAGCTTCTCCTGATCGACGAGATCAAAAAAGCGGGAACGGAGTTGATTTTTGTCAACTCCAGGTTTACCGACACCCCCGAAGACCGTTTCCATTTAACCGTACTTAGCGCCGTTGACGAATACGAACGCGCCAGGACCAGGCTCCGCTCCTTAATTGGCAAAAGAGCCAAGGCAAAAGCGGGGAAACTTACTCACAGTCCTGGACTTTACGGCTATGAATTTGATAAAGAAACAGATACCCTCCGTATTATCGAAGAAGAGGCTAAAATCATCAGGCTTATGTATCAATGGTTCGCTTCCGGGGAAGACGCCAGCCCGTACAAAATAGCCAATCGCCTAAACGCTATGGGGATCCCGAGCCCCAGGGGAAAGCGCTGGAGCAAGCAGACCGTAAAGCGGATTCTGGCCAACAGCGCCTACGCCGGTACTCTGTATATCAGCCGCTATGACACCAAGGACGTCAAGTTCAATAAATATAAGCCGCCTGAAGAAAGGGTAAGCAGAAAAGAAAGACCGCGCGAGGAGTGGGTCCCTATTTCTGTTCCCGCCATTGTCGATAAACAAACCTGGGAGGCAGCCCAAAAGCGTTTTGAGAACTCCCGAAGGCGCTGGCGCAGCTTCAGCACTTACCCTTATCTTCTTTCAGGCCTTATGCGGTGTGGAAAATGCGGTGCGACCATGCACGGGAATCTTGTTACGTCAAAGGGAAAGAAGAGGGCTTATTACGTCTGCACTGCCAAGTCGCCCGGCCTGCCGGGCCGACAGCACTGCCAGTCTTCATACCTTAACGCGGCGGAAATAGAAGAGGTCATCTGGCAGAAGGTCTCAGCCTGGCTGACAAACCCGGAGAAGCTTCGCACAGAACTACAGGCCGCCTTTCCCGATGAAACCGCTCAAGCTTTGGAAACCGAGCTTGATGCCGTTGAAAAAGAACTGGTCCGGGCCTACGAAGAGCGTTCCAGGGTAGCGACCATGTTCCAAAAAGGGTTTATACCGGAAGCCGAAATGGAAGAGCGGCTCGGAGAGATAAAGGGGAGGCGGGATTACCTTTCACGCCGCCGGGAACAGATCTTAGGTGAACTTTCCCGCTGCGACCTGGCGGCCCGGGAGCTGAAGCGTCTGGAAGAGCTGGCGGCCGGGATGGGAAATGCGCTGGACAGTCTTTCTTCCGAAGAAAAAAAGTGCCTGATTAACCTTTTGATTGCAGAGATCGCCGTCTTCGGAAGGCGCGCCGATATTAGAGCCAGGATCCCCGACGCTGTGCCGGAAAACATAGAAGCCTTCGCCGTAGAAAGCAGTTTCTTCGGTAGACACGACACTGCATGTAGTGGACCCTAA
- a CDS encoding predicted nucleic acid-binding protein (contains PIN domain): MKVVSNSTPLIALARIRQVNLLHAVFRRIIIPQGVYNEVIPQGTELPGVKEVREATWIETLQVQNVLAVSLLRTDLDQGEAEAIVLAREVEADYLLVDEKKARRIARNSGLRIMGTLGVVALGVKKGLLPAIDPILDSLEQNGFRFSERVRIKIKEEIGK; this comes from the coding sequence ATGAAAGTGGTCTCTAACTCGACACCACTTATTGCTTTAGCCCGGATTAGGCAAGTAAACCTCCTGCATGCCGTATTTCGACGAATTATTATTCCTCAAGGTGTATACAATGAAGTGATACCACAGGGAACTGAACTTCCCGGTGTGAAAGAAGTCAGAGAAGCTACCTGGATTGAGACCCTCCAGGTACAAAACGTTCTGGCGGTTTCCTTACTTAGAACCGACCTTGATCAGGGAGAAGCTGAAGCCATCGTTTTAGCCAGGGAAGTTGAGGCGGATTATCTTTTAGTTGATGAGAAAAAAGCCCGGCGTATCGCCAGAAACTCGGGCTTAAGGATTATGGGTACCTTAGGCGTTGTGGCGCTTGGTGTAAAAAAGGGGTTATTGCCTGCTATTGACCCAATCCTCGATAGCCTGGAACAGAATGGGTTCCGCTTTAGCGAAAGGGTAAGAATAAAAATTAAGGAAGAAATTGGGAAATAA
- a CDS encoding hypothetical membrane protein has translation MLFIKYILPYVSVCVFLLGMACKLHRWLKAPSLFPVTVFPAPGSSSGRLAVFLKEVLLFNSLYLHSRLLWLLSWTMHLSLGVIFAGHLAGIYFSGEQFVFLGISREKSLLLSNSLGMAAGVVLVVSLLGLALRRIFDAEAKAATLPSGCFELALLTGIALTGIGLRLTIDEAGLAEIRAYLAGLILFRPADFPVFPWFFWHFVLANVLLMYIPFANLKHWLGVWIVRLMLIEPPPVYPTAAGKPLRSPFAAPLKGDFQRNRLAAGNKVR, from the coding sequence TTGCTGTTTATAAAATATATCTTGCCGTATGTTTCGGTTTGTGTTTTTTTGTTGGGAATGGCCTGCAAGCTGCACCGGTGGCTGAAAGCGCCCTCGCTTTTTCCGGTAACCGTTTTTCCGGCACCCGGCAGTTCTTCCGGCAGGCTGGCCGTTTTTCTCAAAGAAGTGCTGCTGTTTAACAGCCTGTACCTTCACAGCCGCCTGCTGTGGCTGTTAAGCTGGACGATGCATCTGTCGCTGGGGGTGATTTTTGCGGGCCACCTTGCCGGCATTTATTTTTCGGGCGAACAATTCGTTTTTTTAGGAATATCGAGGGAAAAGAGCCTGCTTTTATCCAACAGCCTGGGCATGGCCGCCGGGGTGGTGCTGGTTGTATCCCTGCTCGGGCTGGCCCTGCGCAGGATTTTCGATGCGGAAGCGAAGGCGGCCACCCTCCCGTCCGGTTGTTTTGAACTGGCGCTGCTGACCGGCATTGCCTTGACCGGAATCGGCCTGCGCCTGACGATTGATGAAGCGGGCCTGGCCGAAATACGGGCGTACCTGGCCGGCCTTATTCTTTTCCGCCCGGCAGATTTTCCCGTTTTTCCATGGTTTTTCTGGCACTTCGTCCTGGCCAACGTATTATTGATGTATATACCCTTTGCCAATTTAAAGCACTGGCTGGGGGTCTGGATTGTCCGCCTCATGCTTATTGAACCACCCCCGGTTTACCCGACTGCAGCAGGCAAGCCGCTCAGGTCTCCCTTTGCCGCTCCACTTAAAGGCGATTTCCAACGGAACCGGCTTGCCGCCGGCAATAAGGTGAGGTGA